One Telluria mixta DNA window includes the following coding sequences:
- the yidD gene encoding membrane protein insertion efficiency factor YidD translates to MNRLLVWLLRGYQLLVSPMLGQNCRFYPTCSNYAIEAVKIHGAARGGWLALRRVCRCHPWNDGGVDLVPRPGEQHSSPTACGCKHS, encoded by the coding sequence ATGAACCGGTTGCTTGTCTGGCTGTTGCGCGGTTACCAGTTGCTGGTGTCTCCGATGCTCGGACAGAACTGCCGTTTCTATCCGACCTGTTCCAATTACGCGATCGAGGCCGTCAAGATCCACGGCGCCGCGCGCGGCGGATGGCTGGCTCTGCGCCGCGTCTGCCGCTGCCATCCGTGGAACGACGGCGGCGTCGACCTGGTACCGCGTCCCGGGGAGCAGCATTCCTCACCAACCGCTTGCGGTTGCAAGCATTCCTGA
- the mnmE gene encoding tRNA uridine-5-carboxymethylaminomethyl(34) synthesis GTPase MnmE, which produces MKLDTSPIAAIATAPGRGGIGVVRASGKDLSALAAALFPGTKLTPRHATYVPFKDAAGTVIDEGLALYFKAPHSYTGEDVLELQGHGGPVVLRMLLARVLEAGRDLDLRLAEPGEFTRRAFLNDKLDLAQAEAVADLIDASTEAAAKSASQSLSGAFSKVVHELVEKTINLRMLVEATLDFPEEEIDFLEKSNARGQLKGIVDALEAVFRQAAQGALLREGLNVVLVGQPNVGKSSLLNALAGSDVAIVTPIAGTTRDKVSETIQVEGIPLNIVDTAGIRAIDEGIDVVERIGIERTWGEVGKADVILHLLDASLGPAKADEEIVAAFPAGVPVVRIWNKIDLSGHQPSVDPGADAVNIYLSAHEKIGIDLLRAELLRIAGWQQTGESLYLARERHLVALRQAREHLRYAAEHAAQDDQSLDLFAEELRLAQDQLSSITGQFTPDDLLGVIFSRFCIGK; this is translated from the coding sequence ATGAAACTCGACACCTCCCCCATCGCCGCCATCGCCACCGCCCCCGGCCGCGGCGGCATCGGCGTGGTGCGCGCCTCCGGCAAGGACTTGTCCGCCCTCGCGGCCGCGCTGTTCCCCGGCACGAAGCTCACGCCCCGCCACGCCACCTATGTGCCGTTCAAGGACGCCGCGGGCACCGTCATCGACGAGGGCCTCGCGCTGTACTTCAAGGCGCCGCATTCGTACACGGGCGAGGACGTGCTGGAACTGCAGGGCCACGGCGGCCCCGTCGTGCTGCGCATGCTGCTCGCGCGCGTGCTGGAGGCAGGCCGCGACCTGGACCTGCGCCTCGCCGAGCCGGGCGAATTCACGCGCCGCGCCTTCCTGAACGACAAGCTCGACCTCGCGCAGGCGGAAGCCGTGGCCGACCTGATCGACGCGTCCACCGAGGCCGCCGCGAAATCGGCGTCGCAATCGCTGTCCGGCGCCTTTTCGAAGGTCGTCCATGAACTGGTCGAGAAGACGATCAACCTGCGCATGCTCGTCGAGGCCACGCTCGACTTCCCGGAAGAGGAGATCGACTTCCTCGAGAAGTCCAATGCACGCGGCCAGTTGAAGGGCATCGTCGACGCGCTGGAAGCCGTGTTCCGCCAGGCGGCCCAGGGCGCGTTGCTGCGCGAGGGTTTGAATGTCGTGCTGGTCGGCCAGCCGAACGTCGGCAAATCGTCGCTGCTGAACGCACTGGCCGGATCGGACGTCGCCATCGTCACGCCGATCGCGGGCACGACGCGCGATAAAGTCAGCGAGACGATCCAGGTCGAGGGCATCCCGCTGAACATCGTCGACACGGCCGGCATCCGCGCCATCGACGAGGGCATCGACGTCGTCGAGCGCATCGGCATCGAGCGCACGTGGGGCGAGGTCGGCAAGGCGGACGTGATCCTGCACCTGCTCGACGCGAGCCTCGGCCCGGCCAAGGCCGACGAGGAGATCGTCGCCGCATTCCCGGCCGGCGTGCCCGTCGTGCGCATCTGGAACAAGATCGACCTGTCCGGCCACCAGCCGTCCGTGGACCCGGGCGCGGACGCGGTCAACATCTATTTGTCCGCGCACGAGAAGATCGGTATCGACCTGCTGCGCGCGGAACTGCTGCGCATCGCCGGCTGGCAGCAGACGGGCGAATCGCTGTACCTCGCGCGCGAACGCCACCTTGTCGCGCTGCGCCAGGCGCGCGAGCACCTGCGGTACGCCGCCGAGCACGCGGCGCAGGACGACCAGTCGCTGGATCTCTTTGCCGAGGAGCTGCGGCTCGCGCAGGACCAGCTGTCCAGCATCACGGGGCAGTTCACGCCGGATGATCTGCTGGGTGTGATCTTCAGCCGGTTCTGCATCGGTAAATAG
- the dnaN gene encoding DNA polymerase III subunit beta: MQLVKSTRDTLLRPLQIVSGIVERRHTMPILANILIRKNGESVSFLSTDTEVQITTLANIGSGPEETGTTVAARKLLDILRALPESGDVTMTLLNKRLTVQSGKSRFALQTLAAEEFPTVSVADTYNATVTLPQKTLKHLFNMVHFAMAQQDIRYYLNGLLLVLDGNNVIAVATDGHRLAFSQVTAEQTFERQEVIIPRKTILELQRLLEESDDEVRLDIAASQVKLTFADIELVSKLVEGKFPDYTRVIPKGYKNDFTISRDELLRSLQRAAIMTSDKFKGVRCMIAPGSMKISSTNADQEEAVEELEIDYGGDTIDIGFNVTYLLDVLNNLKCDQVNISLGDSNSSALMSIPENGDFKYVVMPMRI; this comes from the coding sequence ATGCAACTGGTCAAATCCACCCGAGACACGCTTCTCCGGCCACTGCAGATCGTGAGTGGTATTGTCGAGCGTCGGCACACCATGCCGATTCTGGCCAATATCCTCATCCGCAAGAATGGCGAGAGCGTCTCGTTCCTGTCGACCGACACCGAGGTGCAGATCACGACCCTGGCCAACATCGGTTCGGGCCCTGAAGAGACCGGCACGACTGTCGCGGCGCGCAAGCTGCTCGACATCCTGCGCGCCCTGCCGGAATCGGGCGACGTCACGATGACCCTGCTGAACAAGCGCCTGACCGTCCAGAGCGGCAAGTCGCGCTTCGCACTGCAGACGCTGGCGGCCGAGGAATTCCCGACCGTGTCCGTGGCCGACACCTACAACGCGACCGTCACGCTGCCGCAGAAAACGCTGAAGCACCTGTTCAACATGGTGCACTTCGCGATGGCCCAGCAAGACATCCGCTACTACCTGAACGGCCTGCTGCTGGTGCTGGACGGTAACAACGTGATCGCCGTCGCCACCGACGGCCACCGCCTGGCATTCTCCCAGGTGACGGCGGAACAAACGTTCGAACGCCAGGAAGTCATCATCCCGCGCAAGACCATCCTGGAACTGCAGCGCCTGCTGGAAGAAAGCGACGACGAAGTCCGCCTGGACATCGCCGCCTCGCAGGTCAAGCTGACGTTCGCCGACATCGAGCTCGTCTCGAAGCTGGTCGAAGGCAAGTTCCCGGATTACACCCGCGTGATCCCGAAGGGCTACAAGAACGACTTCACGATCAGCCGCGACGAACTGCTGCGCTCGCTGCAGCGCGCCGCGATCATGACGAGCGACAAGTTCAAGGGCGTGCGCTGCATGATCGCCCCGGGCTCGATGAAGATCAGCTCGACCAACGCCGACCAGGAGGAAGCGGTGGAAGAACTGGAAATCGACTACGGCGGCGACACGATCGACATCGGTTTCAACGTCACGTACCTGCTGGACGTGCTGAACAACCTGAAGTGCGACCAGGTGAATATCTCGCTGGGCGATTCGAATTCGTCGGCGCTGATGTCGATTCCGGAAAATGGCGACTTCAAGTATGTCGTCATGCCGATGCGTATTTAA
- a CDS encoding putative bifunctional diguanylate cyclase/phosphodiesterase: MANRVLIISAVTDDVLALRDALGNARDGPFDVEDVPALAAGVQRLAAGGIDAVLLNLTLPDAQGMTCFDRLYEAACHIPILTLCDLDDEAQAKEAVQRGAQGWLSRGYFDNYLVPQSLRNVIERMKVEQRLYIAQTRAQITLNSIGDAVISVDMHGCVDYLNVAAERMTGWSRDEARGRRVDDILAIVDNVTGRPIPNPLEYILRGDPSADLADECVLIDRQGSRLPIEDSAAPIHDWNRHLVGAVMVFRDISHNVALTAKMRHLAQHDFLTNLPSRMLLNDRVSLAIALARRSNAYPVLLFLDLDKFKHINDSLGHGVGDQLLQAVAERLLACVRTSDTVSRYGGDEFVILLADERHPQDAALTAEKILHALATPFLIGEQELHTSTSIGIGVFPFDGTDAVTLIKNADTAMYHAKERGRNNYQFFHQAMNQRAVERQLIESNLRRALEQSEFTLHYQPKVDLQNHRITGVEALLRWMHPEWGLVQPERFIAIAEECGLIVPIGRWVLREACLQIVRWREASIPGVSIAVNVSAVEFRQRDFFDHALAILEETGADPACLQLELTETVLMRDVATSADLLARFKALGVKIAVDDFGTGYSSLSYLSQFPIDVLKIDQSFVRAIDGEAGKNGAIVGAVIDMGRNLHQRVIAEGVEDEEQLAFLKAHECNEAQGYLFSRPVDAALMQAMFGTGIAA; this comes from the coding sequence ATGGCGAATCGAGTCCTCATCATTTCCGCCGTCACGGACGACGTGCTTGCCCTCAGGGACGCGCTGGGCAATGCGCGCGACGGCCCGTTCGACGTGGAAGACGTTCCCGCCCTCGCTGCCGGCGTGCAGCGGCTGGCGGCGGGCGGCATCGATGCGGTCCTCTTGAACCTGACGCTGCCCGATGCGCAGGGCATGACCTGTTTCGACCGGTTGTACGAGGCAGCCTGCCACATACCCATCCTGACGCTGTGCGATCTCGACGACGAAGCCCAGGCCAAGGAAGCGGTCCAGCGCGGTGCCCAGGGCTGGCTGTCGCGGGGGTACTTCGACAATTACCTGGTGCCGCAATCGCTGCGCAACGTCATCGAACGCATGAAGGTGGAGCAGCGCCTGTACATCGCCCAGACCCGCGCGCAGATCACGCTCAACTCGATCGGCGATGCCGTCATCTCGGTCGACATGCATGGCTGTGTCGATTACCTGAACGTCGCGGCGGAACGGATGACCGGCTGGTCGCGCGACGAGGCGCGCGGGCGGCGCGTCGACGACATCCTGGCGATCGTCGACAACGTCACCGGGCGGCCGATCCCCAATCCGCTCGAATACATCCTGCGCGGCGACCCGTCCGCCGACCTGGCGGACGAGTGCGTGCTCATCGACCGCCAGGGCAGCCGCCTTCCGATCGAGGATTCGGCCGCGCCGATCCATGACTGGAACCGACATCTCGTCGGTGCGGTGATGGTGTTCCGCGACATCTCCCACAACGTGGCGTTGACGGCGAAGATGCGGCATCTGGCGCAACACGACTTCCTGACCAACCTGCCCAGCCGCATGCTGTTGAACGACCGCGTCTCGCTGGCGATCGCCCTGGCCAGGCGCAGCAACGCGTATCCGGTCCTGCTGTTCCTCGATCTCGACAAATTCAAGCACATCAACGATTCGCTCGGGCACGGCGTCGGCGACCAGCTCCTGCAGGCGGTCGCGGAACGCCTGCTGGCCTGCGTGCGCACGTCCGATACCGTCAGCCGCTACGGCGGCGACGAGTTCGTGATCCTGCTCGCCGACGAGCGTCATCCGCAGGACGCGGCGCTGACGGCGGAAAAGATCCTGCATGCGCTCGCCACGCCGTTCCTGATCGGCGAACAGGAATTGCACACCTCGACCAGCATCGGGATCGGCGTCTTTCCGTTCGACGGTACCGATGCGGTCACGCTCATCAAGAATGCCGATACGGCCATGTATCACGCAAAAGAACGTGGGCGTAATAACTACCAGTTCTTCCACCAGGCCATGAACCAGCGCGCCGTGGAGAGGCAATTGATCGAAAGCAATCTACGGCGTGCGCTGGAGCAGTCCGAGTTCACGCTGCACTACCAGCCGAAGGTCGACCTGCAGAACCATCGCATCACCGGCGTCGAGGCATTGCTGCGCTGGATGCATCCGGAATGGGGGCTGGTGCAGCCGGAGCGGTTCATCGCCATCGCCGAGGAATGCGGCCTGATCGTGCCGATCGGGCGCTGGGTGTTACGCGAAGCCTGCCTGCAAATCGTGCGCTGGCGCGAGGCGAGCATCCCGGGCGTGTCGATCGCGGTCAATGTGTCCGCCGTCGAATTCCGCCAGCGCGATTTTTTCGACCACGCACTGGCCATCCTCGAGGAAACGGGGGCCGATCCGGCCTGCCTGCAGCTCGAGCTGACCGAAACGGTCTTGATGCGCGACGTCGCCACGAGCGCGGACCTGCTGGCGAGGTTCAAGGCGCTCGGCGTCAAGATTGCCGTGGATGATTTTGGTACCGGCTATTCGAGCCTGAGCTACCTGAGCCAGTTTCCGATCGACGTGCTCAAGATCGACCAGTCGTTCGTCAGGGCGATCGACGGCGAAGCGGGAAAGAACGGTGCCATCGTCGGCGCGGTGATCGACATGGGCAGGAACCTGCACCAGCGCGTCATTGCCGAAGGCGTCGAGGACGAGGAACAGCTCGCCTTTCTCAAGGCACACGAGTGCAATGAGGCGCAGGGGTATCTGTTCAGCCGGCCGGTCGATGCCGCGCTGATGCAGGCCATGTTCGGCACCGGCATCGCAGCCTGA
- the rnpA gene encoding ribonuclease P protein component, whose amino-acid sequence MSGEGSHDFARVRRIVKTDEFSSVFRLRPAQKTAHFVLYTRPNALPHARLGVVAAKRFAPRAVTRNTIKRITRELFRTTPLPALDCIVRLSRPVNGKDGPATTSALKAQLRVELARLFASQLPRPRKAQAAPQAASVAPSGSQPGLS is encoded by the coding sequence ATGTCAGGCGAAGGTTCGCACGACTTCGCGCGCGTTCGGCGTATCGTAAAAACGGATGAGTTTTCATCCGTTTTTCGTTTGCGCCCTGCACAAAAAACCGCGCATTTCGTGCTCTATACCCGACCGAATGCCCTGCCTCATGCGCGGCTGGGCGTCGTCGCGGCCAAACGTTTTGCGCCGCGCGCGGTCACGCGCAACACCATCAAGCGCATCACCCGCGAACTGTTCCGGACCACGCCGCTGCCGGCGCTCGACTGCATCGTACGCTTGTCGCGTCCGGTCAACGGCAAGGACGGTCCGGCGACGACGTCCGCGTTGAAGGCACAGTTGCGCGTGGAGCTGGCGCGTCTGTTCGCGTCGCAGTTGCCGCGTCCACGCAAAGCCCAGGCCGCTCCACAGGCGGCGAGCGTTGCGCCTTCAGGTTCGCAACCGGGACTATCATGA
- the rpmH gene encoding 50S ribosomal protein L34: protein MKRTYQPSVVRRKRTHGFRARMATRGGRLVLNARRAKGRKRLAV from the coding sequence ATGAAACGTACTTACCAACCTTCCGTCGTTCGTCGCAAGCGCACGCACGGCTTCCGCGCACGTATGGCTACCCGTGGTGGCCGTCTGGTTCTGAACGCTCGCCGCGCCAAGGGCCGCAAGCGCCTGGCTGTCTAA
- the dnaA gene encoding chromosomal replication initiator protein DnaA — MDNFWQTCSNQLELELTPQQYTAWIKPLVALDYEDGKLRIAAPNRFKLDWVKSQFANRITALASEHYQRPVDVQFVLDPKNSAPKKPASSAPAPMPSSSGALGINAAADKTVPEMPVVTPDNVIANNPRREQSRVNPDLTFENFVTGKANQLARAAAIQVANNPGVSYNPLFFYGGVGLGKTHLIHAIGNQVMADQPGARIRYIHAEQYVRDVVTAYQRKGFDDFKHYYHSLDMLLIDDIQFFGGKSRTQEEFFYAFEALIAAKKQIIITSDTYPKEITGMDDRLISRFDSGLTVAIEPPELEMRVAILMKKAESEGVMLNDDVAFFVAKHLRSNVRELEGALRKILAYSRFHGKDITIDVVKEALKDLLSVQNRQISVENIQKTVADFFNIKVADMYSKRRPANIARPRQIAMYLAKELTQKSLPEIGELFGGRDHTTVLHAVRKIAQDRTKNAECNHELHVLEQTLKG, encoded by the coding sequence ATGGATAACTTTTGGCAGACCTGTTCCAACCAGTTGGAGCTCGAGCTGACACCGCAGCAATATACCGCGTGGATCAAACCACTTGTCGCCCTCGACTACGAGGACGGCAAGCTGCGCATTGCGGCGCCCAATCGCTTCAAGCTCGACTGGGTGAAGTCGCAATTCGCCAACCGCATCACCGCGCTGGCGTCCGAGCATTATCAGCGGCCGGTCGACGTGCAGTTCGTGCTCGACCCGAAGAACAGCGCGCCGAAGAAACCGGCATCGTCGGCCCCTGCCCCGATGCCGTCCAGCAGCGGTGCGCTGGGCATCAACGCCGCCGCCGACAAGACCGTGCCGGAGATGCCTGTCGTCACGCCGGACAATGTCATCGCGAACAATCCGCGCCGCGAGCAGAGCCGCGTCAACCCGGACCTCACGTTCGAGAACTTCGTGACCGGTAAGGCGAACCAGCTGGCGCGCGCCGCTGCGATCCAGGTCGCCAACAACCCGGGCGTCTCGTACAACCCGCTGTTCTTCTACGGCGGCGTGGGCCTCGGTAAAACGCACTTGATCCACGCGATCGGCAACCAGGTGATGGCCGACCAGCCGGGCGCGCGCATCCGCTATATCCACGCGGAACAGTACGTGCGCGACGTCGTGACCGCGTACCAGCGCAAAGGCTTCGACGACTTCAAGCATTACTATCACTCGCTGGACATGCTGCTCATCGACGATATTCAATTCTTCGGTGGCAAGAGCCGCACGCAGGAAGAATTCTTCTATGCGTTCGAGGCACTGATCGCAGCGAAAAAGCAGATCATCATCACGTCGGATACCTATCCGAAAGAGATCACCGGCATGGACGACCGCCTGATCTCGCGCTTCGACTCGGGCCTGACGGTCGCGATCGAACCGCCGGAACTGGAAATGCGCGTGGCGATCCTGATGAAGAAGGCGGAATCGGAAGGCGTGATGCTGAACGACGACGTCGCCTTCTTCGTCGCGAAACACCTGCGCTCGAACGTGCGTGAACTGGAAGGCGCGTTGAGGAAAATCCTCGCGTACTCGCGCTTCCACGGCAAGGACATCACGATCGACGTCGTGAAGGAAGCACTGAAAGACCTGCTGTCCGTGCAGAACCGCCAGATCTCCGTGGAAAACATCCAGAAGACCGTGGCCGATTTCTTCAACATCAAGGTCGCAGACATGTATTCGAAACGCCGCCCGGCCAACATCGCGCGTCCGCGCCAGATCGCGATGTACCTGGCGAAAGAGCTGACGCAGAAGAGTCTGCCGGAAATCGGCGAACTGTTCGGCGGCCGCGACCATACGACGGTGCTGCACGCAGTCCGCAAGATCGCCCAGGACCGCACCAAGAACGCCGAGTGCAACCACGAATTGCACGTGCTGGAACAGACCCTGAAAGGCTGA
- the yidC gene encoding membrane protein insertase YidC encodes MEINKRTILWIVFAVSLVVLWNDWMVANGKQSMFSAQPPAKVAQAPNPAKPNDLPTAATQTPAGTVPGTPAAPAPVQTQVITVSTDVYKVDIDTAGGVIRRLELLKYRDKVDQTKNQVLFQANGPRVYLAQTGLTGASAAGVLPNHNTPFTVRPGPRALDSNNQVQVVLDAEQGGVRLTKTFTFKRNDYVIDVRHDVTNLTQAPVTPSLYFQLEHDGMKPEGDTYFNSSYTGPTLWTPEEHYQKLTFEKIGKGSAEHAKTAKDGWIAISQHFFVSAFIPPANTQRDIYTKSLGNNLFAIGAVEPLGTVAPGATVSNAARLYSGPQVQSLLEGVTPGLDLVRDYAWAAIIAKPIFATMNWLHSMIGNWGWTIIAFTILIKLLFFPLSAAGYRSMAKMKTVTPKMQAIRERFKNDPVKMQQATMELYKAEKINPLGGCLPILVQMPVFLALYWVLQAAVEMRGAPWVGWIHDLTAPDPYFILPILYAISMFITQKLNPQPADPVQAKMMMFMPLAFSVIFLFFPSGLVLYWVVNNLISMAQQYVITKKFAPAK; translated from the coding sequence ATGGAAATCAATAAACGTACCATCCTGTGGATCGTGTTCGCCGTCTCGCTGGTCGTCCTGTGGAACGACTGGATGGTGGCCAACGGCAAGCAGTCGATGTTCTCGGCGCAGCCGCCGGCCAAGGTCGCGCAGGCCCCAAACCCGGCCAAGCCGAATGACCTGCCGACGGCCGCAACGCAGACTCCGGCCGGCACCGTCCCGGGCACGCCCGCGGCACCCGCGCCCGTGCAGACCCAGGTCATCACCGTCAGCACCGACGTCTATAAAGTCGACATCGACACGGCCGGCGGCGTGATCCGTCGCCTGGAACTGCTGAAATACCGCGACAAGGTCGACCAGACCAAGAACCAGGTGCTGTTCCAGGCCAACGGTCCGCGCGTCTACCTGGCCCAGACGGGCCTGACCGGCGCCAGCGCGGCCGGCGTCCTGCCGAACCACAACACCCCGTTCACGGTCCGTCCTGGCCCGCGCGCGCTGGACAGCAACAACCAGGTGCAGGTCGTGCTGGACGCGGAGCAGGGCGGCGTGCGCCTGACCAAGACCTTCACGTTCAAGCGCAACGACTACGTGATCGACGTGCGCCACGACGTGACGAACCTGACCCAGGCACCGGTGACCCCGTCGCTGTACTTCCAGCTCGAACATGACGGCATGAAGCCGGAAGGCGACACGTACTTCAACAGCAGCTACACGGGCCCGACCCTGTGGACGCCGGAAGAGCACTACCAGAAGCTGACCTTCGAAAAGATCGGCAAGGGCTCGGCCGAGCACGCGAAGACCGCGAAGGATGGCTGGATCGCGATCTCGCAGCACTTCTTCGTCTCGGCCTTCATCCCGCCGGCGAACACGCAGCGCGACATCTACACGAAGTCGCTGGGTAACAACCTGTTCGCGATCGGCGCCGTCGAGCCGCTGGGCACCGTGGCTCCGGGCGCGACCGTCTCGAACGCCGCGCGCCTGTACTCGGGCCCGCAGGTGCAGAGCCTGCTGGAAGGCGTGACCCCGGGCCTCGACCTGGTGCGCGACTACGCGTGGGCGGCGATCATCGCCAAGCCGATCTTCGCCACGATGAACTGGCTGCACTCGATGATCGGCAACTGGGGCTGGACCATCATCGCCTTCACGATCCTGATCAAGCTGCTGTTCTTCCCGCTGTCCGCGGCCGGCTACCGCAGCATGGCCAAGATGAAGACGGTGACGCCGAAGATGCAGGCGATCCGCGAGCGTTTCAAAAACGATCCGGTCAAGATGCAGCAGGCCACGATGGAGCTGTACAAGGCCGAGAAAATCAACCCGCTGGGCGGCTGCCTGCCGATCCTCGTGCAGATGCCGGTGTTCCTGGCCCTGTACTGGGTGCTGCAGGCCGCGGTCGAGATGCGCGGCGCACCGTGGGTGGGCTGGATCCACGACCTGACGGCACCGGACCCGTACTTCATCCTGCCGATCCTGTACGCGATCTCGATGTTCATCACGCAGAAGCTGAACCCGCAGCCGGCCGATCCGGTGCAGGCCAAGATGATGATGTTCATGCCGCTGGCGTTCTCGGTCATCTTCCTGTTCTTCCCGTCCGGCCTCGTGCTGTACTGGGTCGTGAACAACCTGATCTCGATGGCGCAGCAGTACGTCATCACCAAGAAGTTCGCGCCGGCCAAGTAA
- a CDS encoding PAS domain-containing sensor histidine kinase, translating to MTSISAGPQSDALGPAWPAAYGQVIDGIGCPAYCCSPAGAVVHSNRSAQRLWGRACAPDETGQWDGFAALYRLDGVPVEKASSPAALAAGSGAAPPPAEFVAESVDGQRRCLVIHAYPVLQGDGATAGVLCSLTDISERRRLDEEARCARDNRNAFLRVLAHELRNPLAPVMMAAALLRHPGTCETVQMGRMIERQTRQLARFIGDLLDGARIEHAFDIAVVMRASSVGNVLELARDVADGILHARGQTLRVDAGVPDAVLWCDPERVAQALGNVLLNASEFSDDGAEIALAVAIDGALLEVQVTDRGIGVEAAQLHAMFEPFRKFAAHPARMPSGAGLGLAIARSVCRAHGGMVSAHSAGPGQGTRLRFILPVVDDAAPAWRARG from the coding sequence ATGACGTCGATTTCCGCAGGACCACAGTCGGACGCGCTCGGCCCCGCCTGGCCGGCGGCCTATGGCCAGGTGATCGACGGGATCGGTTGCCCGGCCTACTGTTGCTCGCCCGCGGGCGCGGTCGTCCATAGCAACCGCTCTGCGCAGCGCCTGTGGGGTCGCGCCTGCGCGCCGGACGAGACGGGGCAGTGGGATGGCTTCGCGGCCCTGTACCGGCTGGATGGCGTCCCCGTCGAGAAAGCGTCCTCGCCCGCCGCGCTCGCCGCCGGCAGCGGCGCCGCGCCGCCGCCGGCCGAGTTCGTCGCCGAATCGGTCGATGGGCAGAGACGCTGTCTCGTGATCCATGCGTACCCTGTCCTTCAGGGCGACGGCGCGACTGCCGGGGTGCTGTGCTCGCTCACGGACATCAGCGAACGTCGCCGGCTCGACGAGGAAGCCCGGTGCGCGCGCGACAACCGGAACGCGTTCCTGCGTGTGCTGGCCCATGAACTGCGCAACCCGCTCGCGCCGGTCATGATGGCGGCCGCGCTGCTGCGTCACCCGGGTACGTGCGAGACCGTCCAGATGGGCCGCATGATCGAGCGCCAGACGCGCCAGCTTGCGCGCTTCATCGGCGACCTGCTCGACGGCGCGCGCATCGAGCACGCGTTCGACATCGCCGTCGTGATGCGGGCCAGCAGCGTGGGCAACGTGCTCGAACTGGCACGCGACGTGGCCGACGGCATCCTGCATGCGCGCGGCCAGACGCTGCGCGTCGACGCGGGCGTGCCCGACGCTGTCCTGTGGTGCGATCCCGAGCGCGTGGCGCAGGCGCTCGGCAATGTCTTGCTCAACGCAAGCGAATTTTCGGACGACGGCGCCGAGATCGCCCTGGCCGTCGCGATCGACGGCGCGCTGCTGGAGGTGCAGGTGACGGATCGCGGCATTGGCGTCGAGGCGGCCCAGCTGCACGCCATGTTCGAACCGTTCCGCAAGTTCGCCGCGCATCCCGCCCGCATGCCGTCGGGGGCCGGACTCGGGCTGGCCATCGCGCGCAGCGTGTGCCGGGCGCATGGCGGGATGGTGTCCGCCCACAGCGCCGGACCGGGGCAGGGGACGCGCCTGCGCTTCATCCTGCCCGTGGTGGACGATGCCGCGCCAGCCTGGCGAGCGAGGGGATAA